The segment TTCGACACCCGGCGCGGGATCGTGCCCAATGACGAGGGCCGGGTGCTGCGGGACGGGCGGCCGTCGCCGGGCGAGTACGTGGCCGGGTGGATCAAGCGCGGCCCGACCGGGGTGATCGGCACCAACCGGCCGTGCGCCAAGCAGACCGCCGCCGCGCTCGTCGCCGACACCGCGCTGCTGCGCGCCCGTGACCTGCCGGGGGATCCGCTGGACGGGCTGCGCGTGCTGGGCGCGGAGCCGGTGGAGTGGTCGGGCTGGGAGGCGATCGAGGCGGCGGAGGCGGAACTGGGCCGGTCGCTGGACCGTACGACTGTGAAGATCGCGGACTGGGCAGGACTGCTGACGGCAGCCCGTCCCGGGCCGTGACCAGCATCTGTCGTGTCTGTCGTGTCTGTCGTGTCTGTCGTGTCGAGGAGTTGCGCCTGTGCCCAGGGCGAGCGTGACCGGGGAAGCGTTCGTCGATCCGGTCGATGAGGTGCTGCCCGCCGGGCGGCTGGGGGCCTATGGCCTGCAGCATGTGCTGGCGATGTACGCGGGCGCGGTGGCGGTGCCGCTGATCGTCGGCGGCTCGCTGGGGCTCGCGCCCGCCGAGCTGGCGTATCTGATCACCGCCGACCTGCTGGTGTGCGGGATCGCGACGCTGCTGCAGTGCGTGGGGTGGTGGCGGTTCGGCGCCCGGCTGCCGATCATGCAGGGCTGTGCGTTCGCGGCGGTGCCGCCCATGGTGCTGATCGGCCAGGACGGCGGCCTGCCCGCGATCTACGGCTCGGTCATCATGGCGGGGCTGGCGATGGTCCTGCTGGCGCCGGTGTTCGGGCGGCTGCTGAGGTTCTTCCCGCCGCTGGTGACCGGCACCGTGATCCTGATCATCGGGCTGAGCCTGCTGCCGGTGGCCGCCCACTGGGCGGCGGGCGGCGACGGGGCGAAGCGCGGCGGCGGGGCGGCGGACCTCGGCGAGCCCAGGAACCTCGCACTGGCGGCCGGGGTGCTGGTGGCGGTGGTGCTGATCCAGCGCTTCGCGCCGCCCTTCCTGAGCCGGATCGCCGTGCTGGCCGCCATCGTGCTCGGCACCGTCGTGGCAGTGCCCCTGGGCTTCACCGACTTCCACGGGGTCGGGGAGACCGACTGGGTCGGCGTCAGCACGCCCTTCCACTTCGGCACCCCATCCTTCCAGGCGTCCGCCGTCGCTTCGATGCTGGTGGTGGCGCTGGTGACGATGACCGAGACGACGGGTGTCCTCATCGCGGTCGGCGAGCTGACCGGCCGCGCCGTCGGCCCCGGGCGGCTCGGTGACGGCCTGCGCGCGGACGGCGTGTCGACGGTCCTGGGCGGCGTCTTCAACACCTTCCCGTACACCGCCTACGCCCAGAACGCCGGCCTGGTCGGCATGACGCGCGTGCGCAGCCGCTGGGTGGTCGCGGCGGCCGGCGCCATCCTGGTCCTGCTCGGTCTGCTGCCGAAGCTGGGCGCGGTGGTCGCCGCCGTACCGCCCCCGGTGCTGGGCGGCGCGGGCCTGGTGATGTTCGGCTCGGTCGCCGCGAGCGGCGTGCGCACGCTGGCCACGGTCGGGTTCGACGACAACCACAACCTCACGGTCGTCGCGGTCTCGCTGGCGGTCGGGCTGCTGCCGGTGGGCATGCCGCTGATCTACGCCGGGTTCCCCGAGTGGTTCCGGACGGTGATGGACAGCGGGATCAGCGCGGGCTGCGTCACCGCGATCGCGCTGAACCTGCTGTTCAACCACCTGCCGGGCAGGGCTGCCGCCGGGAAGAGCGGGGCGTAGACAGGCCACTGGCCGAGAAAAACGCTTGGACTGCGCGAGCGCCGTAGCGGAACACTTCGACTCCTGGCCTGCCCGTATTCGCACATCGGGCCACACGACCATGAGGGTTGGGATGGGAACGCCACAATCGCGCAGGGTTCGGCCGGGCGGTGGCTCGGTGCTCCTCGCACTTCGTTATTACGGACGGGAGTTGGCCCGCCTCCGGCGGCTGACGGTGCCCGCGATGCTGCTGCCGGCGCTGGGCAACATCGGCATCAACTACATCGCGCCGCTGATCGTCGCCAAGCTCGTCGGCCGCATCGCCGGCGACACCGGCATCGCCCTCGGCTCGACGCTGCCGTACGTCCTCGGCTTCGCCGGCGCCCTGCTGCTGTCGGAGGCGTTGTGGCGCATCGGCCTGCACTTCCTGAACCGCCTTGACGCCCTGGGCATCGAGCAGTTGTACGTGATCGGCATGGACGAGCTGTTCGCCAAGGACGCCGCGTTCTTCCATGAGAACTTCGCCGGGTCGCTGACCAAGCGGGTGCTCAGCTTCGCCTCCCGCTTCGAGGAGTTCGTCGACACGCTGACGTTCAGCGTCGTGGGCAGCCTCGTGCCCCTGGTGTTCGGCGCCGTGGTGCTGTGGCGCTACGAACCGCTGCTCGTCGTCGGGCTGCTGGCGATGATCGCGCTCACCGCGCTGTGCGTGGCACCCCTGGTCCGTCGCCGCCAGGCACTCGTCGACCAGCGGGAGGAGGCGATCGCCCGGGTGTCGGGGCACGTCGCCGACAGCCTGATGAACATGGACACGGTCCAGGCGTTCGCCGCCGAGAAACGCGAGGCCGCCGAACACCGGTCCCGCGTCGCGGAGTCGCGGCGGCTCAGCCTGCGGTCGTGGGACTACGGCAACCTGCGCATCGACACACTGGTCGCGCCGATGTCCGTACTGACCAACGCGCTGGGCCTGCTGCTGGCGATCGCGCTCGGCGGGGGCGAACACGGCGTCGAGGCGGTCGTGGTCGCCTTCACGTACTACACCAACGCCACGCGGATCATGTTCGAGTTCAACCAGATCTACCGCCGCCTGGAGAGCTCGATGACGGAGGCGGCGCAGTTCACCGAACTGCTGCTGAAGCCGCCGACCGTGCTGGACCCGGCATCGCCGGAGCCGCTGCGGTCCCGG is part of the Streptomyces sp. NBC_01262 genome and harbors:
- a CDS encoding nucleobase:cation symporter-2 family protein, with translation MPRASVTGEAFVDPVDEVLPAGRLGAYGLQHVLAMYAGAVAVPLIVGGSLGLAPAELAYLITADLLVCGIATLLQCVGWWRFGARLPIMQGCAFAAVPPMVLIGQDGGLPAIYGSVIMAGLAMVLLAPVFGRLLRFFPPLVTGTVILIIGLSLLPVAAHWAAGGDGAKRGGGAADLGEPRNLALAAGVLVAVVLIQRFAPPFLSRIAVLAAIVLGTVVAVPLGFTDFHGVGETDWVGVSTPFHFGTPSFQASAVASMLVVALVTMTETTGVLIAVGELTGRAVGPGRLGDGLRADGVSTVLGGVFNTFPYTAYAQNAGLVGMTRVRSRWVVAAAGAILVLLGLLPKLGAVVAAVPPPVLGGAGLVMFGSVAASGVRTLATVGFDDNHNLTVVAVSLAVGLLPVGMPLIYAGFPEWFRTVMDSGISAGCVTAIALNLLFNHLPGRAAAGKSGA
- a CDS encoding ABC transporter ATP-binding protein, whose product is MGTPQSRRVRPGGGSVLLALRYYGRELARLRRLTVPAMLLPALGNIGINYIAPLIVAKLVGRIAGDTGIALGSTLPYVLGFAGALLLSEALWRIGLHFLNRLDALGIEQLYVIGMDELFAKDAAFFHENFAGSLTKRVLSFASRFEEFVDTLTFSVVGSLVPLVFGAVVLWRYEPLLVVGLLAMIALTALCVAPLVRRRQALVDQREEAIARVSGHVADSLMNMDTVQAFAAEKREAAEHRSRVAESRRLSLRSWDYGNLRIDTLVAPMSVLTNALGLLLAIALGGGEHGVEAVVVAFTYYTNATRIMFEFNQIYRRLESSMTEAAQFTELLLKPPTVLDPASPEPLRSRAADVRFEHVTFAHAGAEPLFEGLDLAVPSGSKIGLVGRSGGGKTTLTRLLLRMTDINAGRILIGGQDISRLRQADLRSLIAYVPQDPAMFHRSLRDNIAFARPDATDAEIRRAAEAAHVTEFADALPDGFDTMVGERGVKLSGGQRQRVALARAILRDAPILLLDEATSALDSESEILVQEALWRLMEGRTALVVAHRLSTVAGMDQLVVLDRGRIVEQGTHQELLGSDGTYANLWQHQSGGFLDDSPAQADLR